A genomic stretch from Alteribacter keqinensis includes:
- a CDS encoding biotin transporter BioY: MNTHSSKSRFAASDITKAAMFIALMAIGANATAFITIGTVPMTFQPVVAILAGALLGSRLGSFSIIGYTVLGLIGAPVFAQFSGGPQTFVSPTFGFILSFILMAYVTGKIVEKSKGSLSSYMAACFAGLAVNYVFGVTYLYLHMVYVLGLGDVTYLATYASMGPFFIKDFILTGFAASICPQIASAVNRRRPVQPERAVS; the protein is encoded by the coding sequence ATGAACACTCACTCATCCAAGTCTCGATTTGCAGCTTCTGATATCACAAAAGCTGCCATGTTTATTGCATTGATGGCAATCGGTGCAAATGCTACTGCATTCATAACAATCGGAACGGTCCCGATGACTTTCCAGCCAGTAGTTGCTATTCTTGCAGGGGCATTGCTCGGCAGTCGGTTAGGATCCTTCTCCATAATTGGCTACACTGTACTCGGCTTAATCGGAGCTCCGGTTTTTGCTCAATTTTCAGGAGGCCCGCAAACGTTTGTTTCACCTACCTTCGGATTTATCCTTTCATTTATTCTAATGGCTTATGTTACCGGAAAGATCGTCGAAAAATCAAAAGGTTCACTTTCTTCTTACATGGCTGCTTGCTTCGCCGGACTTGCTGTAAACTATGTATTCGGCGTGACATATCTATACTTGCATATGGTCTATGTACTGGGGCTGGGAGATGTAACCTATTTAGCTACTTACGCCAGCATGGGCCCATTCTTTATTAAAGACTTTATTTTAACAGGCTTTGCAGCATCGATTTGCCCGCAGATTGCCAGCGCCGTTAACCGCCGGCGTCCCGTACAGCCAGAAAGAGCAGTATCCTGA
- a CDS encoding Na+/H+ antiporter family protein encodes MNAVVIAVLVMILLSLMRIHVVVALIGGAMVGGLVAGFSVMETVDIFTSGLGTNATVALSYAMLGAFAVAINYTGLPNLLIKWAIRIVGKDGETKRKTYSKVLLLFIIVIISCMSQNVVMVHIAFIPLLIPPLLKVFNELTMDRRAAATALTFGLKAPYILIPAGYGLIFHEIVFENMRDSGMDVEMSMIPQALILPVLGMVIGLFTAIFITYRKPREYENREIRRTDDDVKETSYSAGSVVIGLAAIVTTLVTQVLTESMIFSALLGLGVLYIYFAVLHFAGRLSLNESENLMTDGMKMLAFIGFVMITAGGFAEVIRETGHVDALVDTVAGWVGDSKSLAALLMLVVGLFITMGIGSSFATIPIIAAIFVPLAAAVGLSPMATIALIGTAGALGDAGSPASDSTLGPTAGLNADGQHHHIWDTCVPTFLHFNIPLILFGWLAAVIL; translated from the coding sequence ATGAATGCGGTAGTAATTGCTGTTCTGGTTATGATTTTACTTAGTTTAATGCGGATTCATGTCGTTGTTGCATTGATTGGAGGTGCAATGGTGGGGGGGCTTGTTGCCGGGTTCTCTGTTATGGAGACAGTTGATATCTTTACATCAGGCCTTGGTACCAACGCCACTGTGGCGTTAAGTTATGCTATGCTCGGTGCCTTTGCTGTAGCGATTAATTATACCGGCCTTCCTAACCTTCTTATTAAATGGGCAATCCGGATCGTAGGGAAAGACGGAGAAACAAAAAGAAAAACATATTCAAAAGTTCTGTTGTTGTTTATCATTGTGATTATTTCGTGTATGTCCCAAAACGTTGTAATGGTCCACATTGCTTTTATTCCATTATTGATTCCTCCGCTTTTAAAGGTATTTAACGAATTGACAATGGACCGTCGTGCAGCTGCAACAGCTCTGACATTCGGTTTGAAAGCACCTTACATTCTCATCCCTGCGGGGTATGGATTAATCTTTCATGAGATCGTGTTTGAGAACATGAGAGACAGTGGAATGGACGTTGAGATGTCGATGATACCCCAAGCGTTGATTTTACCTGTTCTGGGGATGGTTATCGGTCTGTTTACAGCTATTTTTATCACGTACCGAAAACCACGAGAGTACGAAAACCGGGAAATCAGACGCACTGATGATGATGTAAAAGAAACAAGCTATTCTGCCGGATCGGTTGTGATCGGACTTGCAGCAATTGTGACCACGCTCGTTACGCAGGTCCTTACAGAATCAATGATCTTCAGTGCCCTTTTAGGATTAGGTGTATTGTATATTTACTTTGCTGTTCTTCATTTTGCCGGCAGGTTATCACTGAATGAATCTGAGAATCTGATGACAGACGGAATGAAAATGCTTGCGTTCATCGGATTTGTGATGATTACCGCAGGAGGCTTTGCTGAAGTAATCCGCGAAACCGGCCATGTGGATGCACTCGTTGATACTGTCGCAGGATGGGTAGGAGACAGTAAAAGTCTCGCTGCGTTACTAATGCTTGTTGTCGGTCTGTTTATTACAATGGGGATCGGTTCTTCATTTGCTACAATCCCGATTATTGCTGCCATTTTCGTTCCTTTGGCAGCAGCAGTTGGATTGAGCCCGATGGCAACAATTGCTCTTATTGGTACAGCTGGGGCATTAGGGGATGCGGGATCCCCTGCATCCGACAGTACGCTCGGTCCGACGGCAGGGTTAAACGCAGATGGACAGCACCATCATATTTGGGATACCTGTGTACCAACGTTCCTTCACTTTAATATCCCTCTTATCCTTTTCGGATGGCTGGCAGCGGTTATTCTGTAA
- the dctP gene encoding TRAP transporter substrate-binding protein DctP gives MSMKRGLLASGVLSLGFVLAACGSDEDAGTDNGAADGDGDETYELRFATEEYEGQLQYEYAREFAELLEEKTDGRITTSVYEFGGLGSEVDQFEMIQNGGVEFAIVSPGFTGTTVREGQLFALQFLFSDDEDVNYQVLNESEALNEDLAAKYEERNVKPLAFWSEGGMQWTGNRELREPSDFEGFRMRTQESSLILRSYEAYGADPTPLSWAELYSSLQLGNVDGQENPIFFIEDANFHEVQDHMTISDHNIYVAMTTVNADFYNDLPDDLRQAVDETVDEMRPAAQEMQLEMNEELLTAIEEDDANPTEIYTLSEEERNAFRELAIPMQDYFRDDVGEDGAAILDKLLEEIEEAEGN, from the coding sequence ATGTCAATGAAAAGAGGTTTACTTGCGAGTGGTGTGTTATCACTCGGGTTTGTACTGGCTGCCTGCGGTTCTGATGAAGACGCTGGTACAGATAATGGTGCAGCAGACGGGGATGGAGATGAAACATACGAACTGCGGTTTGCCACAGAAGAGTACGAAGGACAGCTGCAATATGAGTATGCACGCGAATTTGCTGAGCTTCTGGAAGAAAAAACAGATGGCCGGATCACAACGAGCGTATATGAGTTCGGCGGTCTTGGAAGTGAAGTTGACCAGTTTGAAATGATTCAGAACGGAGGCGTTGAATTTGCCATTGTGTCACCGGGTTTCACAGGAACTACCGTTCGTGAAGGGCAGCTCTTCGCCTTGCAGTTTCTGTTCTCCGATGATGAAGACGTAAACTACCAGGTGTTAAATGAAAGTGAAGCGTTAAATGAGGATCTGGCAGCGAAATACGAAGAACGTAATGTAAAACCACTCGCCTTCTGGTCTGAAGGCGGCATGCAGTGGACAGGAAACCGAGAGCTTCGTGAACCATCTGACTTTGAAGGATTCAGAATGCGAACGCAGGAATCTTCTTTGATCCTCCGCTCCTATGAAGCATATGGTGCCGATCCTACACCTTTGAGCTGGGCAGAGCTTTATTCCAGTCTGCAGTTAGGTAACGTTGACGGTCAGGAAAATCCGATCTTCTTTATTGAGGATGCGAATTTCCATGAAGTACAAGATCACATGACGATTTCTGATCACAACATTTACGTGGCTATGACTACGGTAAATGCGGATTTTTATAATGACCTTCCGGATGATCTCCGTCAGGCGGTAGATGAAACAGTCGATGAAATGCGTCCGGCCGCACAGGAAATGCAGCTTGAAATGAATGAAGAATTGTTAACGGCTATCGAAGAAGATGATGCCAATCCAACTGAAATTTATACACTTTCTGAAGAAGAAAGAAACGCATTCAGAGAGCTGGCCATTCCAATGCAGGACTATTTCCGTGACGATGTAGGAGAAGATGGAGCGGCAATTCTGGATAAGCTCCTTGAAGAAATTGAAGAAGCTGAAGGCAATTAA